The Marivirga tractuosa DSM 4126 genome contains the following window.
TGATAGAATCAGAGAAACTTTAGGTATTAAATCAAAAGCAACTAATGAAGAAACCTTCAATACTGCGATTAATAATACTATAAGTAGAACTGTAATGACCTCATTAACTACTTTACTGGTTATCTTAATTCTATTTATTTTCGGTGGAGAAGTATTGAGAGGATTCTCTTTTGCTTTATTGGTTGGTATCTTAGTGGGTACCTATTCTTCAATCTTTATTGCAACTCCAGTAGTATTGGATTTAGCGAAGAGAAAAAAGAAAGCAGTAGAAGCTTAAAATTAAATTACACATCATAAAAAAGCCTTTCAGAATCTAATCTGAAAGGCTTTTTTGATTTTAACACTAGAGCCAGAATATATCGTCACTACGAGCAAAGCGAAGTACTCTAAAGCTTGCTTGTTTCTGCCATAATAGTTTCGGAATTACGGTAGTTGTATTTCCATCGCAAGGATGCACAGGTTGAGAAGGTATGCTTTATAGTGGACAGCGTATAATTACAGTATATTGCAAAAAAAATAGCACCAGATGACTATCTGATGCTATCTATTCTCTAAACAGAAATTCTATTTCTAAGCCATAGCCTCTTCCGGTTTATCTTCGTATTCAGATACCGGAATACAGCTGCACATTAAGTTTCTATCACCATAAGCACTGTCAATTCGGCTCACACTTGGCCAGAATTTGCTTTGACGAACTGATTCTAATGGGAAAACTGCTTTCTCTCTTGAGTAAGGTAACTCCCATTTCTCAGCTAAAGCTACCGACATAGTATGCGGTGCATTTTTCAACACGTTTTGCTGCGTATCTGCTTTTCCATCAGCTATTTCTTGTATTTCTTTTCTAATTGAAATCATAGCTGTGCAAAATTTATCCAACTCCATTTTACTCTCACTTTCAGTAGGCTCAATCATCATTGTGCCTGGCACCGGAAATGAAACGGTAGGAGAATGATATCCATAATCCATTAGTCTTTTAGCGATATCTTCTACTTCCACACCAAATTCTTTAAACGCTCGGCAATCGATGATCATTTCATGAGCAGCACGTCCTTTCTGATTAGTGTAAAGTACAGGATAGCTTCCCGCTAATTTCTCTTTAATGTAATTAGCATTTAAAATCGCTAGCTGGGTAGCTTTTTTAAGGCCTTGGCTTCCCATCATAGAGATATAAGCGTAACTTATAGCCAAGATGCTTGCACTGCCCCAAGGAGCAGCTGAAATAGCTGTAATAGCCTGATTCCCTCCTGTTGGCACCAACGGATTGCCCGGTAAGAAATCTTCTAAGTGTTCTGCCACACAAATTGGTCCCATCCCTGGTCCGCCACCACCATGTGGAATACAAAACGTTTTATGTAAATTCAAATGGCAAACATCAGCTCCAATATTAGCTGGAGATGTTAAACCTACTTGAGCATTCATGTTGGCACCGTCCATATAAACTTGACCGCCATTATCATGAACTATTTGACAGATTTCTTGAATACTTTCTTCAAATACTCCGTGGGTAGAAGGATAAGTTACCATTAAAGCAGCCAAATTATTTTTATACTCTTCAGCCTTTTCCTTTAGGTCCTCTAGATCAATATTCCCTTGATCATCACATTTTGTGATCACCACTTTCATTCCAGCCATTACCGCACTTGCAGGATTAGTACCATGCGCTGATGAAGGAACTATGGTTACGTTTCTGTGTTCATCTCCTCTACTTTGGTGATATGCTCTGATCACCATTAAACCGGCATACTCACCTTGAGCACCTGAATTAGGCTGCAATGAAGTAGCGGCAAATCCAGTGATTTCAGTTAGCATATTCTCCAACTTGATGAACATTTCTCTATATCCTAAAGCTTGTTCTTTTGGTGCATAAGGATGGATATGTGCCATTTCAGGCCAAGTGATTGGAATCATTTCAGCCGTTGCATTCAATTTCATAGTGCATGATCCTAAAGAAATCATAGAATGAACCAATGATAGATCTTTATTCTCCAGCCTTTTGATATATCGCAACATTTCATGCTCAGCATGGAACTGATTGAAAATTGGGTGCTCCATGAATCTGCTTTCACGAATCAACTGTTTTGGCCAGTCCAACTCTAATGAATCAACTTTATCCTCTACCGAATATTTATTAGCATCTTCATCTACTACCAAAGCGAAGATTTCAATTAATTCTTTTATATCATGAATACGAGTAGTCTCATTTAAAGCAATCGATACAGTATGAGTACCCGTTAAATTTAGATTGATCTTTCTTTCATATAAAATTGAATGAAGTTTCTCTCTCAATTTTTCAGATTCAAGTTGAACTGTAATCGTATCGAAGAAATTTTTATTAGTCACTTCATACCCTAAAGTAGTAAGACCATTCGCTAATAACTTTGTCAGGGAATGAGTTCTTACTGCAATTTTTTTCAAGCCAACAGGGCCGTGATAAACACCGAACATACCTGACATAATTGCCAACAAGACTTGAGCAGTACAAATATTAGAAGTTGCTTTCTCCTTTTTAATATGTTGCTCTCTAGTTTGAAGTGCCATTCTGTAGGCTTTATTTCCTTCTTTGTCTACAGATACGCCTATTATTCTTCCCGGAACTTGTCTTTTATAAGCCTCTTTAGTTGCAAAATAAGCAGCATGTGGGCCGCCATATCCCATAGGAATACCAAAACGTTGAGAGGTACCCACTACACAATCCGCTCCCATTTCTCCTGGAGGAGTTAATAAAGTCAATGCTAATAAATCAGCGCCAATAGTAGAATGGATATTATTTTCAGTTGCAGCCTCAATGATTGGCTTAAGGTCGATCACCTCACCTTTTAAGTTTATTTGTTGAGCGTAAAATCCAAAAATATCAGGATCGGTAACATCTAACTGAGATAAATCCGCAAATCTTAATTCAATTCCCATAGGATTAGCCCTAGTCTTAAGGATATCAACTGTTTGTGGGAAAGTATTTTCATCTACAAAGAAAACAGTGGCTGATTTCTTCTTGCCTTTTCTTAAGCCATAGAACATGCTCATTGCTTCGGCAGCAGCAGTACCTTCATCCAATAAAGAGGCATTAGCAATTTCCATTCCTGTCAAATCAATCACCATGGTCTGGAAATTAATTAAGGCTTCTAATCTACCTTGAGCAATTTCAGCTTGATAAGGTGTGTAAGCCGTATACCAACCCGGATTTTCTAATATATTTCTTTGAATTACACCTGGTGTATGCGTATTGTAATAGCCTAATCCTATATAAGATCTAAAGATTTGATTTTTTTGAGCGATTTCTTTAAACGACTCTAAAAATTCAAATTCAGTTTGCGCTTCAGGAAGGTTCAAATCCTTCTTAAGTTGGATAGCTTTTGGGATCGTTTCATCAATAAGATGTTCCAAAGAATCGGCTTTCACCATTTTCAGCATCTCCGATATTTGCTGATTATCCGGTGCATTATGCCTCACATCAAATCTTTCTTGGTACAGAGGGTTTAATTTCATAATATTTGAAAGTATCTTTAATAAAAATTTTAGATATTCACGGACTGTTTCGTGCCACAAAAGTACAATATATTATTTAGGATTTTTGTTCACTTTACAGTAAAAAATTTAAATAAATTTACCTTTAACCCCTTAATTATGAAGACTTTTTTCTCTACTCTTATGATGAGTTTCTTGGCTGTTAGTTTGCTGTCAGCTCAAGTCATGGAAAAGCAAGCAAGAAAATATGCTAAAACTATTTCAAATGATGACTTAACCAGACATTTAACAATACTGGCTTCCGATTCCTTAGAAGGAAGAGAAACAGGTAAAAAAGGCCAGAAAATGGCAGCAGAATATATTAAGAATCATTTTGAATCTCTAGGCTTGAAAGCGCCTGTTGACAATTCATATTTCCAAAAGTTTAATTTATATCAAACTTTTCGAGGGGACGCTGCAATGGTTGTCAATGAAAAAACTATTTCAAATCTTGGGGAAATGGTCTATTGGGCAAATGTTCCTTTCGAAAAGAAGGAAATCGACATTGTATATGTTAATAAAGCCCAAGAAGAAGATTTACAAGATATAGAGGCTGAAGGAAAGTTTTTGGCTTTTCAAGCTGAAGGACAGTTTACTCCTACATTAAAAATTATCGAAGACCTTGGAGCACAAGGAGCAATAGTTTTTGCAGAAGATAGTAGTAGAATGAATATGGTTTTACGTTATGGCCAATATTATGCTACTCATGGTGCATTATCTAGAACTAAGCCTTCAACTGAAGGGCTTGCAAGCTTAGTGATGTACAAAGAATTGGCGCAAGAAGTTTTTGGCAAACCTATTTCAGAATTGAAAATTGGAGATACTGCCTCTGCCGAGCTATTTGCTGAAATCAATACTGAAATAATGGAAACTGAAAATGTATTGGGCTACTTAGAGGGTACTGAAAAGCCAGATGAAATCCTTGTTTTAACTGCGCACTATGATCATGTTGGGGTTCAAGATGGAAAAGTGTATAATGGAGCTGATGACGATGCCTCTGGTACAACTGCAGTCTTGGAAATAGCCGAAGCTTTTGTAAAAGCAAAGAACGCTGGTCATGGACCCAAACGAAGCATTTTATTTATGCCTGTAACTGGAGAAGAAAAAGGTTTGTTAGGTTCTGCTCATTATGCAGAAAATCCTGTATTCCCATTAGAAAATACGGTTACCAATTTAAATATTGATATGATCGGACGAGTAGATTCTATCCATATGGATGACAGGGAATTTGTATACCTAATTGGTTCCAACAGAATTTCAACTGAATTGCATGAAATCAGTGAAAACATGAATAATAATTACACAAAACTGGAACTAGATTATACTTATAATGCTGAAGATCATCCAGATAGGATTTATTACCGTTCAGATCATTGGAATTTTGCAAAAAATGGCGTTCCAATCATTTTCTATTTTAATGGTACTCATCCTGATTATCATCAGCATACTGATACAGTCGATAAGATTGAATTTGATTTGTTAAAGAAGAGAACCGATTTGGTATTCTATACTGCTTGGGAAATTGCAAACAGAGACGAGCGACCTGCAATTGATCCTAAAGAAGAAAAAGAAGAAGAGGAAGAATAAATATAAGAGTTATGAAAAATAGACTATCAACCCTAGCATTAATACTTTTAATAAGTTCATGTGGATTAGTGGAAGTATGTACTACTTGTACAGAACAAAACACTCAAGTCAGTGATGAATTTTGTGGATCCCCTACTGAAGTGCAAGAACATGAAGATGAATTAAAAGAGCAAGGCCAAGCCTATAATCAAGATTGGGTTTGCACTGGAAGTTGATATTGATTGCCAAACAAAAAGATAAGCTGAAGTTTTCAGCTTATCTTTTTAATAAATTTTCGACTTCTATTCCTTTTTGAGCTGCAACAGCTTCAATAGCTCTTTTCAATTCAATTGAGGTCTCTTTACGAGTTTTATAAGGAAAGTATTGTAAACCAGTTTTATCTTTTATTCCAATTTTATAATAGCCCAATTCCACTTTTTTAACCTCATCCCAATTTATGAACTCAGGTTTTTTTAAAACACCAATTTTAATTTTTAAACCGTTTTGTGTAATAAGGAAATGAGGAGCATACTTTGAGGAAGGTGATAGTTCAAATTGAGCTCTAAACAAAAACATAATAGCAGATACAAAAAATAAAATACCAGAAATTATTTTAAAACTATCCTCAGCACCAGCATTGATAAAGCTGATAATATAGTAGAGAGAAGAAATCATCATCAATCCACCTGCAATGTAATTCAACTTTCTAACAGTGCTTTCAGACATACTACTATCGCCTGATCCTAAGGTTATTCTCTGACTTTTCTCTATTGATTGTGTTTCCATTGGTTCCGGAGTACGGTTAATAGTTCTTCGTAAACTTCTGACGAGCAAGATACTATTTCTCTTCCAAAAATGAAATCATCATCACCATTGAAGCGAGAAACTTTGCCACCTGCTTGTTGCACGATAAAAGCTCCTGCTGCCACATCCCAGGCGTTGAGATTGTATTCGAAATAAGCTTCATATCTTCCGCAAGCCACATAAGCTAAATCCACTGCTGCACTTCCAAATCTTCTTAATCCATGGGTGTTTTGCATCAAATGCTTGAGAATGGATAAATAGTCATCCATTTTGTCAAAATCATTATAGGGGAAACCGGTAGCAATCAAACTTTGAGATAAATCTAACCCTTGAGATACTGAGATTGGCTTTCCATTTAATCTTGAATTTTCACCCTTTACAGCTTCAAAGCATTCATCTCTATTGATCTCTAATACAATCCCCGAAACCAGCTCATTATTTTGTTGTAAGGCAACGCTTATGGAGTAGACCGGCAGACCATGAACAAAATTTGTAGTGCCATCCAAAGGATCAATTATCCAATTATAAGTGTCTCCTTTTTTATTGGAAGTACCTTCTTCCGCTATAAAACCTGATTCAGGTAGAATTTTTCCTAAACCTTCCACTAAGCGTTTTTCGGCTTCTTTATCTACATAACTGACCAGATCATTAAAACCCTTATGCTCTACCTTGTTAGTATTGAAGTTTTCTGATTCATGCTTTATGAATTCTCCTACTTCTTTAACTAGTTTTATGGCTTGATGATGGATAGTATTCAAATTCATTAGGTATTCATTTTTTTGGTCCTATACAATAAATTAAAAGACTTAAAGGCAAAATATAAAACAATAGGCAACACGGCTACATGCATGGCTTGTGGTAAAGTATAGAAAAAACCTAAAACCATAAATTGAAAAATCCCGAATATAGCATAAAATGCCGTATGCCACTTTTTGGCTGGTTTTTTGAACAATAAAAAAGCAAGAACTACATTTAGGGGAAACGCCCATATCATGTTCCAGTTATTAACCGTAGCCATATGATCTGATAAAAACCATAAAAAGAAGATTAGACAGCCCACAAGGCCAGTAATGATAAATAATAATCTATTAAACCAAACATCACTTAGTTTAGATTTATGGTGCCTTACACTTAAGAAAATCCCAAATAGACAAAGAAACCAAGTAACATATTCAGGTAGAATTTGAAAGCCCACACTAGCTTGCTCTTCTTCTGCCTCGTAAATAATAATTTTATCCTCCACTATTGGTTTCCCATTATAAGTAGCCTCATCAAAATGCATCATTAACATATCAGGCAAAAACATTTCATTTCTTTTATCTGCAATTTCATCGGTGGGTTGACCCAAAACCAGATCAATTCCGAAGTCTTGCCATGGTTTATTGGCTAAATAAATGTCCAGATATTCTCTAAAAGTAAGTCCTTCTGCATCTCTCTCCCAAACTAGTCCCTCCCCCAAAACATCTTCTAACAAATCACGGAAGCGGGTTGAACAATTATCAAAG
Protein-coding sequences here:
- the gcvP gene encoding aminomethyl-transferring glycine dehydrogenase, which encodes MKLNPLYQERFDVRHNAPDNQQISEMLKMVKADSLEHLIDETIPKAIQLKKDLNLPEAQTEFEFLESFKEIAQKNQIFRSYIGLGYYNTHTPGVIQRNILENPGWYTAYTPYQAEIAQGRLEALINFQTMVIDLTGMEIANASLLDEGTAAAEAMSMFYGLRKGKKKSATVFFVDENTFPQTVDILKTRANPMGIELRFADLSQLDVTDPDIFGFYAQQINLKGEVIDLKPIIEAATENNIHSTIGADLLALTLLTPPGEMGADCVVGTSQRFGIPMGYGGPHAAYFATKEAYKRQVPGRIIGVSVDKEGNKAYRMALQTREQHIKKEKATSNICTAQVLLAIMSGMFGVYHGPVGLKKIAVRTHSLTKLLANGLTTLGYEVTNKNFFDTITVQLESEKLREKLHSILYERKINLNLTGTHTVSIALNETTRIHDIKELIEIFALVVDEDANKYSVEDKVDSLELDWPKQLIRESRFMEHPIFNQFHAEHEMLRYIKRLENKDLSLVHSMISLGSCTMKLNATAEMIPITWPEMAHIHPYAPKEQALGYREMFIKLENMLTEITGFAATSLQPNSGAQGEYAGLMVIRAYHQSRGDEHRNVTIVPSSAHGTNPASAVMAGMKVVITKCDDQGNIDLEDLKEKAEEYKNNLAALMVTYPSTHGVFEESIQEICQIVHDNGGQVYMDGANMNAQVGLTSPANIGADVCHLNLHKTFCIPHGGGGPGMGPICVAEHLEDFLPGNPLVPTGGNQAITAISAAPWGSASILAISYAYISMMGSQGLKKATQLAILNANYIKEKLAGSYPVLYTNQKGRAAHEMIIDCRAFKEFGVEVEDIAKRLMDYGYHSPTVSFPVPGTMMIEPTESESKMELDKFCTAMISIRKEIQEIADGKADTQQNVLKNAPHTMSVALAEKWELPYSREKAVFPLESVRQSKFWPSVSRIDSAYGDRNLMCSCIPVSEYEDKPEEAMA
- a CDS encoding M28 family peptidase, whose product is MKTFFSTLMMSFLAVSLLSAQVMEKQARKYAKTISNDDLTRHLTILASDSLEGRETGKKGQKMAAEYIKNHFESLGLKAPVDNSYFQKFNLYQTFRGDAAMVVNEKTISNLGEMVYWANVPFEKKEIDIVYVNKAQEEDLQDIEAEGKFLAFQAEGQFTPTLKIIEDLGAQGAIVFAEDSSRMNMVLRYGQYYATHGALSRTKPSTEGLASLVMYKELAQEVFGKPISELKIGDTASAELFAEINTEIMETENVLGYLEGTEKPDEILVLTAHYDHVGVQDGKVYNGADDDASGTTAVLEIAEAFVKAKNAGHGPKRSILFMPVTGEEKGLLGSAHYAENPVFPLENTVTNLNIDMIGRVDSIHMDDREFVYLIGSNRISTELHEISENMNNNYTKLELDYTYNAEDHPDRIYYRSDHWNFAKNGVPIIFYFNGTHPDYHQHTDTVDKIEFDLLKKRTDLVFYTAWEIANRDERPAIDPKEEKEEEEE
- a CDS encoding inositol monophosphatase family protein — encoded protein: MNLNTIHHQAIKLVKEVGEFIKHESENFNTNKVEHKGFNDLVSYVDKEAEKRLVEGLGKILPESGFIAEEGTSNKKGDTYNWIIDPLDGTTNFVHGLPVYSISVALQQNNELVSGIVLEINRDECFEAVKGENSRLNGKPISVSQGLDLSQSLIATGFPYNDFDKMDDYLSILKHLMQNTHGLRRFGSAAVDLAYVACGRYEAYFEYNLNAWDVAAGAFIVQQAGGKVSRFNGDDDFIFGREIVSCSSEVYEELLTVLRNQWKHNQ
- a CDS encoding lipoprotein N-acyltransferase Lnb domain-containing protein — protein: MIKELLLGLLMFASVGAFGQTRLSEMAEMSLITVAPGDELYSGFGHSALWIEDESTGLSVVFNYGTFDFDTPGFYMKFVRGKLDYMLSAGRLSYLVNSAKAEKRTVIQQKLSLSIAQKNEIYNFLLNNIKPENRFYQYDFFFDNCSTRFRDLLEDVLGEGLVWERDAEGLTFREYLDIYLANKPWQDFGIDLVLGQPTDEIADKRNEMFLPDMLMMHFDEATYNGKPIVEDKIIIYEAEEEQASVGFQILPEYVTWFLCLFGIFLSVRHHKSKLSDVWFNRLLFIITGLVGCLIFFLWFLSDHMATVNNWNMIWAFPLNVVLAFLLFKKPAKKWHTAFYAIFGIFQFMVLGFFYTLPQAMHVAVLPIVLYFAFKSFNLLYRTKKMNT